A genomic window from Bernardetia sp. includes:
- the serS gene encoding serine--tRNA ligase: MLQIAHIQANKEEVIAALQKRHFSKATELVEKAISIDNERRTTQSSLNDLQAEANTVAKSIGALMQQGKKEEANQAKEKAAQSKQAVKDLEEKLKDLENDLRNCLYEIPNTPYIDVVAGKSADDNEVIEEWGTAPSLSDDALPHWELIKKYDIIDFELGVKVTGAGFPVYKGKGARLQRALINYFLDKAMDAGYSEVQPPILINEASGYGTGQLPDKEGQMYEATADSLFLIPTAEVPITNLYRDEIVKEADFPIKMTGHTPCFRREAGSWGADVRGLNRLHQFDKVELVVIEHPEKSYQRLEDMLSHVKGLLEELELPYRVLRLCGGDMGFTSAMTYDLEVYSAAQGRWLEVSSVSNFETYQSNRLQLRYQDENKKKHLAHTLNGSALALPRIVAAILENNQTEDGITIPKVLQDYCRFEKID, encoded by the coding sequence ATGTTACAAATTGCTCATATACAGGCAAATAAGGAAGAAGTAATTGCTGCACTTCAAAAACGCCACTTTTCTAAAGCTACAGAATTAGTGGAAAAAGCCATTTCGATAGATAATGAAAGAAGAACTACACAGTCTTCACTCAATGATTTGCAAGCAGAAGCAAATACAGTAGCAAAGTCTATTGGTGCATTGATGCAACAGGGCAAAAAAGAAGAAGCAAATCAGGCTAAGGAAAAGGCAGCCCAAAGCAAACAAGCCGTAAAGGATTTAGAAGAGAAATTAAAAGACTTAGAAAACGATTTAAGAAATTGTTTGTATGAAATTCCAAATACGCCTTATATAGATGTAGTGGCAGGAAAATCAGCAGACGACAACGAAGTTATTGAAGAATGGGGTACTGCTCCATCGCTTTCAGACGATGCACTTCCTCACTGGGAACTTATCAAAAAATATGATATTATAGATTTTGAGCTAGGTGTAAAAGTAACAGGAGCAGGTTTTCCAGTGTATAAGGGAAAAGGCGCAAGGTTGCAGCGTGCTTTAATCAATTATTTTTTAGATAAGGCGATGGATGCTGGTTATAGCGAAGTTCAGCCACCTATTTTGATAAATGAAGCATCTGGCTATGGAACGGGACAGCTTCCAGACAAGGAAGGACAAATGTATGAAGCTACGGCAGATAGTCTTTTCCTTATTCCAACAGCAGAAGTTCCGATTACTAACCTTTATAGAGACGAGATTGTAAAAGAAGCTGATTTTCCTATCAAAATGACAGGACATACGCCTTGTTTCCGTCGTGAGGCAGGTTCTTGGGGAGCAGATGTACGTGGCTTGAATCGTTTGCATCAGTTTGACAAGGTAGAACTTGTTGTGATAGAACACCCAGAAAAGTCGTATCAGCGTTTGGAAGATATGCTCTCTCACGTAAAAGGACTTTTGGAAGAACTTGAGTTGCCATACCGTGTGTTGCGTCTTTGTGGTGGTGATATGGGCTTTACTTCTGCGATGACGTATGACTTGGAAGTTTATTCGGCTGCACAAGGTCGTTGGTTAGAAGTGAGTTCGGTAAGTAATTTTGAAACTTATCAGTCTAATCGTTTGCAGCTTCGTTATCAAGATGAAAATAAGAAAAAACATTTGGCGCATACGCTCAACGGAAGTGCTTTAGCCTTGCCACGCATCGTAGCTGCCATTTTAGAAAATAATCAAACCGAAGATGGAATTACAATTCCAAAGGTATTACAAGACTATTGTAGGTTTGAGAAGATTGATTAG